The following are encoded in a window of Mycosarcoma maydis chromosome 10, whole genome shotgun sequence genomic DNA:
- a CDS encoding uncharacterized protein (related to BNA2 - tryptophan 2,3-dioxygenase), producing MTVASASNNAAGSVAGPSRLSASPKKTFYPVWPQSHDEAEYFEVPPDHFLAQQRGSNKTRPTNSSEHLFARRLSASSVSTTSSTLGQASMPLAGITGRSDAVTAALSTSPSQALSELATAVRSGISALPSSLGHINNPLDRLADAVPRPTGFSTVDEHIPDTSTLAAADFDVDVRSGFLPPEAPVRRLSAPYAEHWEHALDLAKRIPLMHGGGGTKTTPHQRLLARRWRRSIREMPILPLSDELANDIRYARRGHVVLSFLAHFYIHSQPRKVTAALAVAPQRTWLNMFSRKTPDDLQDEQDLADELAGKYMRRLPAAIAVPWVQLSQKLDLPPVLTYATTVLWNWDYIDPSRGLEPDNLSIVETFTATPSEHHFFFTSLLIEARGVEALELMRVSLDEAFVADRVARRRIAGYLNRLAVVIKSLTKLLHDVRNGCDPKIFYWGIRPWFVGSDTVDKGEEAGWHFEGVDPEGIKRVFSGPSAGQSSMIHAIDVFLDVDHTRRKQRLHRPAATTNADARGADATFMERMSLYMPGHHRAFLSHLRNISFDDADQDQDEELQDLEPREANSDADGEQQLRELPHPIRSLALKAKSEEHDEGLPAAYDNALQELKALRDEHMKVAYLYIVAQARGSPPDAYAPLAKGFTGEPNVDRRLAAKAKAHADAEAEARAILDTNSKDNGGGAKGTGGTDLVTFLRDCRVNTIDALIMAKQAAVATSSTSTSTRTPASTSTVANTTVAADVVDSASSAVNAAAESSSGQSSSSFASSFLPSQRLHNVSTGDVSDTMAAPQNTLTDSVTRLSPPRDDAYDVQVWAVDVSGHSDLLTELELRNLTADLLPGKANAADREKVLKYYRQADRVRSLVARLLPRLLLATHFDVPYDEVRFSVTRQGRPYISAPRLPVYFDFNISHDTDWVVMGFCTSRLAVSDRNAPRVGTDVMALQLPKYEQDVRSFVETMDIALTASETRWVLEPLTCASGCGAETALHRLFTLWTYKEAYTKNLGMGLGFDFSRIQFDFASASQPQLSIDAQVQTAYKFVDVLLPSSAAAGAASQLVVCHGPHSNLDQHIIDKQISAHQAQRSRLLRVMTLEQLIAQVRSLVT from the coding sequence ATGACTGTTGCATCCGCATCCAACAACGCCGCCGGCAGTGTCGCCGGGCCCAGCCGTCTCTCGGCCTCACCCAAAAAGACCTTCTACCCTGTCTGGCCACAGTCCCACGATGAAGCAGAGTACTTTGAAGTGCCTCCGGACCACTTCTTGGCTCAGCAACGGGGTTCCAACAAGACTCGTCCCACCAACTCATCAGAGCATCTCTTCGCTCGACGTTTGTCCGCATCATCCGTGtccaccacctcttccaccCTCGGCCAAGCTTCAATGCCTCTCGCTGGCATCACCGGCCGGTCTGATGCCGTTACTGCCGCTCTCTCCACATCACCTTCGCAAGCTTTGTCCGAGCTAGCCACCGCCGTTCGCTCAGGTATCTCGGCTCTGCCGTCTTCGCTAGGTCACATCAATAACCCTCTAGACCGCCTCGCCGACGCAGTGCCCCGTCCCACTGGCTTCTCCACCGTCGACGAACATATTCCCGACACATCCACGCTAGCTGCCGCTGATTTTGACGTCGATGTACGATCTGGATTTTTGCCCCCAGAGGCGCCTGTACGTCGCCTTAGCGCCCCGTATGCCGAGCATTGGGAGCATGCACTTGACCTCGCCAAACGCATTCCTCTCATGCacggcggcggtggcacAAAAACTACTCCACATCAGCGACTCCTagctcgtcgttggcgtcgctcgattcgtgaaaTGCCCATCTTGCCTCTTTCCGATGAGCTTGCAAATGACATTCGCTACGCACGTCGAGGCCATGTCGTCCTCTCCTTCCTCGCCCACTTTTACATCCACAGTCAGCCGCGCAAAGTCACCGCCGCTCTTGCCGTCGCACCACAGCGCACTTGGCTCAACATGTTCTCTCGCAAAACGCCCGACGACCtccaagacgagcaggacCTCGCCGATGAGCTTGCTGGCAAGTATATGCGACGCCTTCCCGCTGCCATTGCCGTTCCCTGGGTCCAGCTCTCCCAGAAGCTCGACTTGCCTCCCGTGCTCACTTACGCCACCACAGTGCTCTGGAATTGGGACTATATCGACCCTTCACGCGGCCTCGAACCCGACAACCTCAGCATCGTTGAGACGTTTACTGCGACACCTTCCGAACACCACTTCTTCTTCACCTCGCTCCTCATCGAAGCAAGAGGcgtcgaggcgctcgaacTCATGCGTGTCAGCTTGGACGAGGCTTTCGTCGCCGATCGTGTGGCGCGTCGCCGAATCGCTGGCTACCTCAACAGGCTTGCGGTCGTCATTAAGAGCTTGACCAAGCTCCTCCACGATGTTCGCAACGGGTGCGACCCAAAAATCTTCTACTGGGGTATCCGACCTTGGTTCGTTGGTAGCGACACGGTTGACAAGGGTGAAGAAGCTGGATGGCATTTCGAAGGTGTCGACCCAGAGGGTATCAAGCGTGTCTTTTCGGGGCCCTCTGCTGGACAGAGCTCCATGATCCACGCCATCGATGTGTTTTTGGACGTCGATCACACTCGAAGAAAGCAACGCCTTCACCGCCCTGCTGCCACTACTAACGCTGACGCTAGAGGCGCAGATGCCACTTTTATGGAGCGAATGTCGCTCTACATGCCCGGTCACCATCGAGCTTTCCTCTCACACTTGCGCAACATCTCcttcgacgatgccgaccaGGACCAAGATGAAGAGCTCCAAGATCTCGAGCCGCGAGAGGCCAACAGCGATGCGGacggcgagcagcagctccgaGAGCTTCCACATCCCATCCGTAGTCTAGCACTCAAAGCCAAATCCGAGGAGCACGACGAAGGTCTTCCAGCAGCGTATGACAACGCGCTTCAGGAGCTCAAAGCTTTACGTGACGAGCATATGAAGGTTGCCTATCTCTACATTGTTGCTCAGGCGCGCGGTTCGCCACCCGACGCCTATGCGCCACTTGCCAAGGGCTTTACCGGTGAGCCCAATGTGGACCGACGCCTGGCTGCTAAAGCCAAGGCGCACGCCGATGCAGAGGCTGAGGCACGTGCAATTCTCGACACCAATTCCAAGGACAacggaggaggagcaaagGGAACTGGCGGAACCGACCTGGTGACTTTCCTTCGCGACTGCCGTGTCAACACCATCGATGCACTCATCATGgccaagcaagctgctgtcgctACATCATCgacctccacctcgactcGTACCCCTGCCAGCACCTCGACCGTCGCCAACACTACGGTCGCTGCCGATGTGGTTGActctgcatcgtcggccGTCAACGCTGCCGCCGAAAGTTCATCAGGTCagtcctcctcctccttcgcctcctccttccTTCCATCTCAGCGTCTGCACAACGTCTCGACTGGGGATGTGTCGGACACCATGGCTGCCCCGCAGAACACGTTGACTGACTCTGTGACACGCCTCTCTCCACCTCGCGATGACGCTTACGACGTGCAGGTCTGGGCCGTTGATGTCTCTGGCCACTCGGACCTGCTCACGGAACTCGAACTGCGCAACCTGACAGCAGACCTGCTTCCTGGAAAAGCCAACGCAGCGGATCGAGAGAAAGTGCTCAAGTACTACCGTCAAGCGGACCGGgtgcgctcgctcgtcgcgcGTCTGCTTCCACGCTTACTGCTAGCGACGCACTTCGATGTACCCTATGACGAGGTCCGCTTCAGTGTGACGCGCCAAGGGCGACCGTACATATCTGCTCCGCGGTTGCCGGTTTACTTTGATTTCAACATCTCGCACGACACCGACTGGGTTGTCATGGGCTTCTGTACTTCGCGTCTCGCTGTCAGTGATCGCAATGCGCCACGCGTGGGAACCGATGTGATGGCGTTGCAACTGCCCAAGTACGAACAGGACGTACGCTCGTTCGTTGAGACTATGGATATTGCGCTCACCGCCAGCGAAACCCGATGGGTGCTCGAGCCGCTCACGTGCGCCTCTGGCTGCGGCGCAGAAACGGCGCTCCACAGACTGTTCACGCTGTGGACGTACAAGGAAGCCTACACGAAAAACCTGGGCATGGGATTAGGCTTCGACTTTTCTCGCATCCAATTCGACTTTGCGTCGGCCTCGCAGCCACagctcagcatcgacgcGCAGGTGCAAACGGCGTACAAGTTTGTCGATGTGCTTCTACCGTCATCGGCTGCAGCCGGAGCTGCATCACAGCTCGTCGTATGCCATGGACCTCACTCTAACCTCGACCAGCACATAATTGACAAGCAGATCAGTGCGCACCAGGCACAGCGTTCGCGCTTGCTGCGTGTCATGACGCTCGAGCAGTTGATTGCACAGGTGCGATCGCTCGTCACATAG
- a CDS encoding putative Rab family GTPase YPT1, giving the protein MAGLSADYDYLFKLLLIGDSGVGKSCLLLRFADDTYTESYISTIGVDFKIRTIELEGKTVKLQIWDTAGQERFRTITSSYYRGAHGIIVVYDVTDNDTFSNVKQWLQEIDRYACEGVNKLLVGNKSDLTNKKVVEYATAKDFADQLQIPFLETSAKSATNVEQAFLTMAKQIKDRMGSSTVNNQAGGKSTLKVGQGQNVSQQSNGGCC; this is encoded by the exons ATGGCTGGTCTCTCTGCCGATTACGATTACCTCTTCAAGCTCTTGCTGATTGGTGACTCTGGTGTCGGAAAGTCATgtcttcttcttcgatTTGCCGACGACACCTATACTGAATCTTACATCTCAA CCATTGGTGTCGACTTCAAGATCCGCACCATTGAGCTCGAAGGCAAGACTGTCAAACTTCAGATC TGGGACACGGCTGGACAGGAACGATTCCGAACCATCACTTCGTCCTACTACCGCGGCGCGCACGGTATCATTGTCGTTTACGACGTCACAGACAACGATACGTTCAGCAACGTCAAGCAGTGGCTTCAAGAGATTGATCGATACGCCTGCGAAGGTgtcaacaagctgctcgtcggtAACAAGTCGGATCTTACCAACAAGAAGGTGGTCGAGTATGCGACGGCAAAGGACTTTGCCGATCAGCTCCAGATCCCCTTCCTCGAGACCTCGGCCAAGTCGGCGACCAATGTCGAGCAGGCCTTCTTGACCATGGCCAAGCAGATCAAGGACCGCATGGGTTCCAGCACAGTCAACAACCAGGCTGGCGGAAAGAGCACGCTCAAGGTTGGTCAGGGCCAGAACGTTTCGCAGCAGTCTAACGGTGGATGCTGTTAA
- a CDS encoding Smc5-Smc6 complex subunit NSE4 (related to DNA repair protein Rad62) → MHSSTQRTQQVQSQAGPSSDSNARKRVGVNASSDAASFVYNPRQDARDRRKVRSDYRALIAKAEESKRDSSLKPSDLVDLIAKVDELHERVVAPSESILDTKTLTSMSEMGARMAKKMKLNADAFDTHEFMSRLARYLGGQAAPVRRAGNIDDDDEQVEIDINQWQWSKLGRLSASLSKRAVTMDFLLGPLEIAPKQRRTITQRRQDDTPAERTAPRALQQQDLQDSAGRESTSAIRKVATLLQQQGPAGVCLFRFAVDPESFVNTVENFFHVSFLIKENRASLKTDADGNAVLTIATPPTEDDEQVDTDKPEHVGRSKQFIMEIDYPTYLESIQLYAISESVIPTRSNRVNSLSGRLALDKVRQ, encoded by the coding sequence AtgcacagctcgacgcAACGCACTCAGCAAGTGCAATCTCAAGCAGGGCCGTCGTCGGACTCGAACGCGCGCAAGCGCGTCGGCGTCAACGCTTCGTCTGATGCAGCATCGTTCGTCTACAACCCGAGACAAGATGCGCGGGATCGTCGCAAAGTGCGGTCGGACTATCGAGCGCTCATTGCGAAAGCGGAGGAATCCAAGCGCGACTCGTCTCTGAAACCGTCGGACCTGGTGGACTTGATTGCCAAAGTAGATGAACTGCACGAGAGAGTGGTTGCACCTAGCGAAAGTATTCTGGATACCAAGACGCTAACTTCGATGTCCGAGATGGGCGCACGTATGGCTAAGAAGATGAAGCTGAATGCGGATGCGTTTGACACGCACGAGTTCATGTCGAGGCTGGCGCGGTACTTGGGTGGACAAGCCGCGCCAGTTCGAAGAGCCGGCAAtatcgacgatgatgacgaacAAGTCGAGATAGACATCAACCAGTGGCAGTGGTCCAAATTGGGCCGTTTATCCGCCTCGCTAAGCAAGCGTGCTGTGACGATGGATTTCCTGCTTGGTCCACTCGAGATTGCCCCGAAACAACGCAGAACCATCACGCAGCGGAGGCAAGACGACACGCCCGCCGAACGCACCGCTCCGCGTGCACTCCAACAGCAGGACTTGCAGGATTCGGCTGGAAGAGAATCCACGTCTGCCATCCGAAAAGTGGCTACGCTCCTCCAGCAACAGGGCCCCGCCGGTGTCTGCCTGTTCCGCTTCGCCGTGGATCCAGAAAGCTTTGTCAACACGGTGGAGAATTTCTTCCACGTGAGCTTTTTGATAAAGGAGAACAGGGCGTCACTCAAGACGGATGCCGACGGCAACGCGGTACTGACCATCGCTACGCCGCCcaccgaggacgatgaaCAGGTAGACACAGACAAGCCCGAACACGTCGGCAGGAGTAAGCAGTTCATCATGGAGATCGACTATCCAACGTATTTGGAGTCGATCCAGCTATACGCCATCAGCGAGAGCGTCATACCGACCAGGAGCAATAGAGTCAATTCGCTGAGTGGCAGGCTggcgctcgacaaggtgaGACAGTGA
- a CDS encoding putative DNA-directed RNA polymerases I, II and III subunit protein produces MEDDRETVRLWRVNRTIHELVRDRGYQVADDEISVDLETFKAEYAPTGGSVDRNKLNFFTEHGEHENQRLFVFYSSDRNVGVKTMRQFISIMEERDIQRGIIIWPEKMTSAARKVIDAMRGTFHLEDFEEAFLLVNITHHHLVPKHEPLYPEEKKELLQRYRLKETQLPRIQQADPVARYFGLQRGQVVKIIRPSETSGRYCSYRICM; encoded by the coding sequence ATGGAAGACGATCGGGAAACGGTGCGTCTATGGCGTGTCAATCGCACCATCCACGAACTCGTTCGTGATCGAGGCTACCAAGTAGCTGACGATGAGATCTCGGTGGACTTGGAGACGTTCAAAGCCGAATATGCGCCTACGGGAGGTTCGGTGGACCGAAACAAGCTCAACTTTTTCACCGAGCACGGCGAGCACGAAAACCAGCGACTCTTCGTCTTCTACTCGAGCGATCGAAACGTGGGCGTCAAGACGATGCGACAGTTTATCTCGATTATGGAAGAACGCGATATCCAGCGCGGCATTATCATCTGGCCCGAAAAAATGACGAGCGCCGCGAGAAAAGTGATCGACGCCATGCGCGGAACGTTTCACCTCGAGGATTTCGAGGAGGCGTTCTTGTTGGTCAACATCACACACCACCATTTGGTGCCAAAGCACGAACCGCTGTACCccgaggagaagaaggagctGTTGCAGAGGTATAGGTTGAAGGAAACCCAGTTGCCGAGAATCCAACAGGCGGATCCCGTGGCGAGATACTTTGGCCTTCAGAGGGGTCAGGTGGTCAAGATTATCAGGCCCAGTGAGACCAGTGGTCGATACTGCTCGTACCGCATCTGCATGTGA